The Halosimplex litoreum genome has a window encoding:
- a CDS encoding phenylalanine--tRNA ligase beta subunit-related protein translates to MPTVEIDPDELRELTGHDEKSDDELREDMFALGLEYEGETDDGEFELEFAPDRLDRLSVEGVARSLRYQYGDDRGVYVPTTNDADWTIEVDSDVPDERPYVTGAVVRGLDMDEAALESLIQLQEKLHATMGRQRAKGAIGVHDLTMLKGQVGARGGEDTPEEEDDPRTEVAPSGGKSVRYTGIGRRGDRFVPLEENHEMTPQEVLMAHHTANKFADLVDDYESMPAIYDDVGMFSFPPIINGKRTEVTTDSRDLFVEMTGTDQWTIDHMLNIVCYALDARGGRVEEVAVEYTDDASGDYAGNTLVRPNFDTRTKTVDHPAIESMLGVDLDGEEVVDLMQRAGLDAEAEDYDAGEDALAYEVEIPPYRVDVLHPVDVIDDVGRAFGFNELDPKYPDVSTVGGRHERSRLERATRETLVGLGFEDLLNFHLVSEEANYDRIGIERGSAALGGGEPAVIGEPYSEDYEIVRTWALPSVMLVLENNTHRAYPQHLSEVGLAIEQDETQPTLVDERHTVAAAVADHDASYEDAKASLQALCRAFDVDLATPPTDHPTFISGRTADVIIDGRKAGVIGEVHPKVLVEYDLEVPVAAFEFDLDALR, encoded by the coding sequence ATGCCAACAGTCGAAATCGACCCCGACGAACTCCGCGAGTTGACCGGCCACGACGAGAAGAGCGACGACGAACTCCGCGAGGACATGTTCGCCCTCGGCCTCGAGTACGAGGGCGAGACCGACGACGGCGAGTTCGAACTCGAGTTCGCGCCCGACCGACTGGACCGCCTCTCGGTCGAGGGCGTCGCCCGCTCGCTACGCTACCAGTACGGCGACGACCGTGGCGTCTACGTCCCGACGACCAACGACGCCGACTGGACCATCGAGGTCGATTCGGACGTGCCCGACGAGCGCCCGTACGTCACCGGCGCCGTCGTCCGCGGACTGGACATGGACGAGGCCGCCCTCGAGTCGCTCATCCAGCTCCAGGAGAAGCTCCACGCGACGATGGGCCGCCAGCGGGCCAAAGGCGCTATCGGTGTCCACGATCTGACCATGCTGAAAGGTCAGGTCGGCGCCCGCGGCGGCGAGGACACCCCCGAAGAGGAGGACGACCCCCGGACCGAAGTCGCCCCCTCCGGCGGCAAGTCCGTCCGCTACACCGGTATCGGCCGCCGAGGCGACCGATTCGTCCCTCTGGAGGAGAACCACGAGATGACCCCCCAGGAGGTGCTGATGGCTCACCACACCGCCAACAAGTTCGCCGACCTGGTCGACGACTACGAGTCGATGCCGGCCATCTACGACGACGTCGGGATGTTCTCGTTCCCGCCGATCATCAACGGCAAGCGCACGGAGGTCACCACCGACTCCCGCGATCTGTTCGTCGAGATGACCGGCACCGACCAGTGGACGATCGACCACATGCTCAACATCGTCTGCTACGCGCTCGATGCCCGCGGCGGTCGCGTCGAGGAAGTCGCGGTCGAATATACGGACGACGCCAGCGGCGACTACGCCGGCAACACGCTCGTCCGCCCGAACTTCGACACCAGGACCAAGACCGTCGACCACCCCGCCATCGAGTCGATGCTCGGCGTCGATCTGGACGGCGAGGAGGTCGTCGACCTGATGCAGCGGGCCGGCCTCGACGCGGAGGCCGAGGACTACGATGCTGGCGAGGACGCCCTCGCCTACGAGGTCGAGATCCCGCCCTACCGCGTCGACGTGCTCCACCCCGTCGACGTGATCGACGACGTGGGCCGAGCCTTCGGGTTCAACGAACTCGACCCGAAGTATCCCGACGTGTCGACCGTCGGCGGCCGTCACGAGCGTTCCCGACTGGAACGGGCCACCCGCGAGACGCTCGTCGGCCTCGGCTTCGAGGACCTGCTGAACTTCCACCTCGTCAGTGAGGAGGCCAACTACGACCGTATCGGGATCGAGCGCGGCAGCGCCGCGCTGGGCGGCGGCGAGCCCGCCGTCATCGGCGAACCGTACAGCGAGGACTACGAGATCGTCCGCACCTGGGCGCTGCCCTCGGTCATGCTCGTCCTGGAGAACAACACTCACCGCGCGTACCCTCAGCACCTCTCGGAGGTCGGCCTCGCCATCGAGCAGGACGAGACCCAGCCGACGCTGGTCGACGAGCGCCACACCGTCGCGGCCGCCGTCGCCGACCACGACGCATCCTACGAGGACGCCAAGGCTTCCTTGCAGGCGCTGTGTCGCGCCTTCGACGTCGACCTGGCCACCCCGCCGACCGACCACCCGACGTTCATCTCCGGGCGCACCGCCGACGTGATCATCGACGGCCGGAAGGCCGGTGTCATCGGCGAAGTTCACCCCAAGGTGCTCGTCGAGTACGACCTGGAAGTGCCCGTCGCCGCCTTCGAGTTCGACCTGGACGCGCTACGGTAG
- a CDS encoding MazG nucleotide pyrophosphohydrolase domain-containing protein, whose translation MDAQDRVAAFVDEHDMGADPAYRVLDLAAEVGEIAGDAATSSEYGAAPEELTVSEDELGDAVFALLATADALDIDAEDALETSLAKYERRLDESGSAGSE comes from the coding sequence ATGGACGCACAGGACCGCGTCGCCGCGTTCGTCGACGAACACGACATGGGCGCCGACCCGGCCTACCGGGTGCTGGATCTGGCCGCCGAGGTGGGCGAGATCGCCGGCGACGCCGCCACGTCCAGTGAGTACGGCGCCGCCCCGGAGGAGCTGACGGTCAGCGAAGACGAACTCGGCGACGCCGTCTTCGCGCTGCTGGCGACCGCCGACGCGCTGGACATCGACGCCGAGGACGCTCTGGAGACCTCGCTGGCGAAGTACGAGCGCCGGCTCGACGAGTCGGGGTCGGCCGGCTCGGAGTGA
- a CDS encoding universal stress protein has protein sequence MAPSHVLVPLDGSPLADDALAHALETFDCRVTVLNVVTPLDASMTEGGVLEPGDERQAEARERAERLVERAREAAAEADRTVEPVVETGDPAETILATVDDLGVDHVVMGGHGGDRSDIGRRLLGTVATTVVGEAPVTVTVVR, from the coding sequence ATGGCCCCATCGCACGTGCTCGTTCCGCTGGACGGGTCTCCACTCGCGGACGACGCGCTCGCCCACGCGCTGGAGACGTTCGACTGCCGCGTCACCGTCCTGAACGTCGTCACGCCGCTCGACGCCTCGATGACCGAGGGCGGCGTTCTCGAACCCGGCGACGAGCGGCAGGCCGAGGCCCGCGAGCGCGCCGAGCGGCTCGTCGAGCGCGCTCGCGAGGCCGCCGCCGAGGCCGACCGGACCGTCGAGCCCGTCGTCGAGACGGGCGACCCCGCCGAGACAATCCTGGCGACCGTCGACGACCTCGGCGTCGACCACGTCGTCATGGGCGGTCACGGCGGCGACCGCTCCGATATCGGCCGCCGACTCCTCGGCACCGTCGCGACGACCGTCGTCGGCGAAGCGCCCGTGACCGTGACCGTCGTTCGGTGA
- a CDS encoding alcohol dehydrogenase catalytic domain-containing protein, which translates to MQAAAFTDLVGPEGVGVVDRPDPEPDRDEAVVDVEACSINRHDLWILEGDSAMVDADDLPFVSGLDVAGTVREVGPDVSTVEPGDRVVLCPNETCGRCRFCREGPENLCENFSLYHGGLAERARVSADRLVALPDGIDATTAAALPTAYVTAYRMLQRADVEASDRVFVPGATGGVGVATVQLCDALGLESVGTSRSAAKLDRVRAVGLDRGIESGDVDEIEAAIDEPVDAVLNHLGGAYSKVGQSVLRRGGTMVVCGRTAGGTSEFDVADLFLAHKRIVGSTMGTQPDLQRLVELVADEAFSPVIDETYPLAETGAAFAAMQERESVGKLVVEP; encoded by the coding sequence ATGCAAGCCGCAGCGTTCACCGACCTCGTCGGCCCCGAAGGCGTAGGCGTGGTCGACCGCCCCGACCCCGAGCCCGACCGAGACGAGGCCGTCGTCGACGTCGAAGCCTGCTCGATCAACCGCCACGACCTGTGGATCCTGGAAGGCGACTCCGCGATGGTCGACGCCGACGACCTCCCGTTCGTCTCCGGGCTCGACGTGGCCGGGACCGTCCGCGAGGTGGGTCCCGACGTATCGACCGTCGAACCGGGCGACCGCGTCGTCCTCTGCCCCAACGAGACGTGCGGGCGGTGTCGATTCTGTCGTGAAGGCCCCGAAAACCTCTGTGAGAACTTCTCGCTGTATCACGGCGGGCTGGCCGAGCGAGCGCGCGTGAGCGCCGACCGACTCGTCGCCCTCCCCGACGGTATCGACGCGACGACCGCCGCCGCGCTCCCGACGGCGTACGTGACCGCCTACCGGATGCTCCAGCGCGCCGACGTGGAGGCGAGCGACCGCGTGTTCGTCCCCGGCGCGACCGGCGGCGTCGGCGTCGCCACCGTTCAACTGTGCGACGCCCTCGGCCTCGAATCCGTCGGGACCTCCCGCTCGGCCGCGAAACTCGACCGCGTTCGCGCGGTCGGCCTCGACCGAGGGATCGAATCGGGCGACGTCGACGAGATCGAGGCGGCGATCGACGAACCGGTCGACGCCGTACTCAACCACCTCGGCGGCGCGTACTCGAAGGTGGGCCAGTCGGTGCTGCGCCGCGGCGGGACCATGGTCGTCTGCGGACGTACGGCCGGCGGAACGTCCGAATTCGACGTGGCCGATCTGTTTCTGGCCCACAAGCGGATCGTCGGCTCGACGATGGGCACCCAGCCCGACCTACAGCGGCTGGTCGAACTCGTCGCCGACGAGGCGTTCTCGCCCGTGATCGACGAGACCTACCCGCTCGCCGAGACCGGCGCAGCGTTCGCCGCGATGCAAGAACGGGAGAGCGTCGGGAAGCTAGTGGTCGAGCCGTAG
- a CDS encoding homing endonuclease associated repeat-containing protein gives MATTESECIESLREAARRLGESPSKAQYEELGLTPAASTILRVVGGWNDAKERAGLSTSTSRGSRVAPKPEGVELPDEMSWEDLSQDQRWHYRNAEHNTERTLRRRARLRAWVNDRKRERGCVDCGESDPACLDFHHRDSAEKEMAVTDLITHGHGREALRREFEKCDVVCANCHRRRHDRRPAVVGRADGPRTKRERLRRWSHERRAERGCRRCSETDPVCLQFHHSDPDEKSGSVGQLISDGAEESEVRTEVDRCVVLCANCHRREHFAPPTVEENGGAKATETR, from the coding sequence ATGGCGACGACGGAGTCCGAGTGTATCGAGTCGCTGCGGGAGGCCGCACGACGACTGGGGGAGTCACCGTCGAAGGCGCAGTACGAGGAACTGGGACTGACGCCGGCGGCGTCGACGATTCTGCGAGTCGTCGGCGGGTGGAACGACGCGAAAGAGCGGGCGGGGTTGTCGACGAGCACGTCGCGCGGGTCTCGGGTCGCTCCGAAACCCGAGGGAGTCGAACTCCCCGACGAGATGTCGTGGGAAGACCTCTCGCAGGATCAGCGCTGGCACTATCGGAACGCGGAGCACAATACCGAGCGGACGTTGCGTCGGCGGGCGAGGCTTCGCGCGTGGGTCAACGACCGGAAGCGCGAACGGGGGTGTGTCGACTGCGGCGAGTCAGACCCGGCCTGTCTGGATTTCCACCACCGGGACAGCGCCGAGAAGGAGATGGCCGTTACCGACCTGATCACGCACGGCCACGGCCGCGAGGCGCTCCGGAGAGAATTCGAGAAGTGCGACGTGGTCTGCGCCAACTGCCATCGGAGACGACACGACCGGCGGCCGGCGGTCGTCGGCCGCGCGGACGGACCGCGGACGAAACGAGAGCGCCTGCGCCGGTGGTCCCACGAGCGTCGGGCCGAGCGCGGCTGTCGCCGCTGCTCCGAGACGGACCCGGTGTGTCTCCAGTTCCATCACTCGGACCCCGACGAGAAGTCGGGATCGGTGGGACAACTGATCTCCGACGGCGCCGAGGAGAGCGAAGTCCGAACGGAAGTCGACCGCTGTGTCGTTCTCTGTGCGAACTGCCACCGACGGGAGCACTTCGCCCCTCCGACCGTCGAGGAAAACGGCGGAGCGAAAGCGACTGAAACACGGTAA
- the larE gene encoding ATP-dependent sacrificial sulfur transferase LarE, with protein MSTSVADKLAAARADLADRDGVLVAFSGGVDSSAVAAIAHDALGDDAVACTAKSETLPDAELDDARRVADEIGIRHEVVEFSELDSQAFVENGDDRCYHCRTMRLGAMFDHAEELGIDVVCDGTNASDPGEGHRPGLQAVDELDAYSPLLKHDIAKSEVREIADDYGLSVADKPSMACLSSRIPTGLEVTEERLGRIEQAETVLRTWGFEQFRVRDHDGIARIEVGEDELEDALDPEFVRAARQYIGELGFDHVTLDLDGYRTGSVSPAEEGEGDEDTQSETDDDAVVEDVFGTDYPTADEI; from the coding sequence ATGAGCACTTCGGTCGCCGACAAGCTCGCCGCCGCGCGCGCCGACCTGGCCGACCGCGACGGCGTCCTCGTCGCCTTCTCCGGTGGTGTGGACTCCAGCGCCGTCGCCGCCATCGCCCACGACGCGCTCGGCGACGACGCCGTCGCCTGCACGGCCAAAAGCGAGACGCTCCCCGACGCCGAACTCGACGACGCCCGCCGCGTCGCCGACGAGATCGGTATCCGCCACGAGGTCGTCGAGTTCTCCGAACTCGACAGCCAGGCGTTCGTCGAGAACGGCGACGACCGCTGCTATCACTGTCGCACCATGCGGCTGGGCGCGATGTTCGACCACGCCGAGGAGCTCGGCATCGACGTGGTCTGTGACGGCACCAACGCCTCCGACCCCGGTGAGGGCCACCGCCCCGGCCTGCAGGCCGTCGACGAACTCGACGCCTACTCCCCCCTGCTGAAACACGACATCGCCAAGTCGGAGGTCCGTGAGATCGCCGACGACTACGGCCTCTCGGTGGCGGACAAGCCCTCGATGGCCTGTCTCTCCTCGCGGATCCCGACCGGTCTGGAGGTCACCGAGGAGCGTCTCGGGCGCATCGAACAGGCCGAGACCGTCCTGCGGACTTGGGGCTTCGAGCAGTTTCGCGTCCGCGACCACGACGGTATCGCCCGCATCGAGGTCGGTGAGGACGAACTCGAAGACGCGCTGGACCCCGAGTTCGTCCGCGCCGCCCGCCAGTACATCGGCGAACTCGGCTTCGACCACGTGACGCTGGACCTCGACGGCTACCGGACGGGGAGCGTCAGTCCCGCCGAGGAAGGGGAAGGCGACGAAGACACCCAATCCGAGACCGACGACGACGCCGTCGTCGAGGACGTGTTCGGCACCGACTACCCGACCGCCGACGAGATCTGA